The region CGCTGCGGCCAATGCCCCGGCAAGAAGCACATAGATCAACGTGTTATGGAATTGCGCGAGGAACCTAAGGAACACATTGCGACGCGCCGACCGGGGTAGCGCGTTCGGCCCAAAGCGGGCCGATTGCCGATCCACCTCCGGAGAAGAGAGACCCGCACAACCGACGTCGAGTGCCGTGGCAACTTCGCTGGTTGACAGCATATGCCAGCGCACTTCGGAAGTTTCCATGGGTCCTGACATCAAATCTCTTTCGTATTACATCAAACCATCTCGTGTTGAGCATGCGGAGCGAAGACCGTGCGGACCGGTTTCATTCCCGGCCCGCGGTTCCGCGCTTGCGTGCCGCCGATTGAATGGGCTTCAATGCGCAAACAGCAGCGGCAGCGGCGCGCCAGTGAGCAGGTCGCGCGTGACGCCGCCCAGGATCATCTCGCGCAGGCGAGAGTGGCCATAAGCGCCAAGCGCGAGCATCCCGGCGCCACGCCGGTGAGCCGCTTCGACCAGCGCCTCCGCATCCGACACGTCACCGCCCTGGATGGGAACTACGGTCGACGTAAAGCCATGCCGGGCGAGATGGTGGGCGACATCGGCTCCCGGTTCGGAACCGTGGCCCTGGACCGTCGGCTTCGCATCGAGGATGAGTATATCGATCCTTGCCCCAGGCGCCGCGAACATGGTCGCGTCGCGCAGCGCGTGCGTCGCCTCGCGGGTCGCATTCCAGCCGATCGCCAAGTGATCGATGGCGGCCGGTTTATAGCCGGTGGGCAGGATCAGAACGGGACGCCCAGATGCGAACAGGCAACGCTCAAGCGTATCACGTCGAATTGGCGGATGGTCGTAATTGTCCGAAGGACCGAACAGGACGAGGTCGGCATAACGGGCATAGACCGCGGTCTTGGCGAAGATCACCGCCGGCTGGTCCGAAATCGTCCTCACCTCTACGTTCGTGGAGCGGGCGAGCATCGCGATCCGCTGCTGCTTCGCCTCCACCGCTTCAGTATAATCGGGAAGAAGTACATAAGGCAGTGCAACCGTCAGGGCATAGTCGCTCGCGGGGAGAGCCGACAGCACGACGATGGCAAGGCTGGCGTCGTGGAACTCGGCAAAGGCAAGCGCATCGCGCAAAAACCGCTCGTCCTTGTCTCCGGTATCGACGACGGCGAGAATGTCCTTGATAGCCATATGTCCCTCCAGCTTTGAGCTATTCCTGCTACCCAGCGCCGTGATGGGATTCATTCGGGTGTTATACGTAGCCGACCGGCGCCCCCTTCCATCTGCCGGGCCAGCGCATCGCCAAGCAGTGCGCCAAGAGTGATCGCGTTACTGGCATGCGAGATACTTTCGGTCGTAACCATGCGGCAGCCGACTTCCCTGAGCAAAGCCTCGGCACCAGCCGCGAAGAGGCCGTGAACAGCCAGGCAGATCGGCGGAGGGAAGCCCTGGTCGATGATCTCGCGCGCGGCGTTGGCAAGGGTGTGTCCCGACGAAATCACGTCATCGACGAGGATCGGCGTGCGGCCTTTCCATGCCCCCAGGTCCGAGGCCGCGATAAGGACGTCCCGATCACCGCGCCGCGATTTCGCGAAGACCGCATGGGGCGCTCCGATAAGCCTGGCGATTGCGCCCGCCCACTGCTCGCTCTCGCTGTCGGGTCCTATGATGAGCGGTGCATCGACATTGGCCCGGACCCAGTCCGCCAGAAGCGGAGATGCCGCGAGCGAAGCCGTCTCCATCGAATAGATCTCCCCCAGATCCGCGTAGCGGTGGAGATGCGGATCGACGGTCACGAGCCCATCGAACTCGGATGAAAGGAGCTGGGCGAACTGGCGGGACGTCAGCGCTTCGCCATCCTTGAACCGCCGATCCTGTCGCATATAGGCAAGATAAGGCGCCACGAGATGGACCGACCGCGCCCCGCTCTCGCGCAGCAGCCTTGCAGCAAAGAGCAGCCGCATGATCTGGTCGTCGGGCCGCGCGAGCGTGCATATGACGGCCACGGCTGATCCCGACACCCCGGAGCGGAGCCGGACATAGCTCTCCTGATCGGGAAACCGGCGAACCTCGAGCGTGCCTGTCGCCCACCCGGTATGTTCCGCGATGGATGCGGCCAGCCGTTCGTTCCCGGGCATGGAAAACAGCATCGCCGTCATGGCACGATCGCAAGCATGTCGGCATTGGCGGCGGCGTAGGTCAGCGCATAAGCCATTTCACCCTGCGACTGGGCGTGGAGGGTCAGCAAAGGCTGGCCAGCGATAACGTCGTCGCCCAGGCGAACATGAAGAAGCATGCCCGCGGCCGGCGAGTCGGGCGCGCCCGCCAGCTTCGCAAGGCGCGCTATCCGGCGATTGTCGATATGGGTGACGCGGCCGCTATGCGCCGCCAGGATCGGATGGGTGAGCCTGGCCGTGGGCGGGGTGCGCATGCCGCCCTGGGCCTGGCATATCCTTTGGAACCTGTCCCAGGCGCTGCCGTCGGCCAATGTGCGTTCGGCGCGCGCGCGTCCCTGGCCTTCTTCCGCGACCTTCCCGAGTTCGAGCACCACGCCGGCGAGCGTGCAGGCGCGGTCCCGAAGGCCCGGCGGAGCATCGGCATCGCCTGTCAGCACCGCCAGCACGTCGCGCGCCTCCAGGGCGGGCCCGATCGCCCGGCCGACGGGCTGGGTGCCATCGGTCTGGACACAGCGGATAACAAGGCCAAAACGGGCGGCGACGGCGCCAAGCGTGGCTTCCAGCCGTTCGGCCGCCGCGACGCTGCGCACCTTGGCGGTCGGCCCGATCGGAATGTCGAGCACCACATGGGTCGCGCCCGCCGCTATCTTCTTCGACAGAACGGAGGCGATGAGCTGCCCCTCCGTATCGATGTCGAGCGCGCGTTCCACGCCGATGAAGATGTCATCGGCGGGACTGAGGCAGACCGCGCCGCCCCAGGCGAGGCAGCCGCCCTCGACCGCCACCACGCGCTGCATGGCGCCAAGGTCGAGATCGACCCGGGTGAGCGTCTCCATGGTATCGGCCGTTCCCGCCGGGGACGTGATCGCCCGCGACGACGTCTTGGGCATGGTCAGACCGCAGGCGGCAGCGATGGCGACGACGATCGGGCTCGTGCGGTTGCCCGGCAGACCGCCAACGCAATGCTTGTCGACGACGATCTCGCTCGGCCAGCGCAAACGGTCGCCGGCCTCGACCATCGCCCTGGTGAGATGGTAGGTCTCGTCCTCGTCGAAGGGAAGCGTGGCGGTAGCCGTGAGGAAGGCGGCGAGGTGCACATCGGCATAGCGGCCCGCCACCACGTCACCGACGATGCTGGTCAGCGCGGCCCCGTTCAGCCTGTGTCCGTAGATGCGCTGGCGGACGCAGGCGATCGATTCGAGGGGCGGCGCATGACCGACCTGGACAACGGTTCCCTCCTCCACGCCAAGCGCGACCCAGGCCGCTTCGGACAGACCGATCTCGTCGCCGGCCAGGAAGTCGCCCTCCACCTGATAGAGCGTGGCCGCGATCGGCTGGCTGCCGTTGCGGATATAGACCTGGGTGTGCGCGGCAAGGCCCTCGGCATGGCACACCGGGCTGTCGGTCCGCATGATCGCGACCAGCTCATGATGCGTGTGAAGGCGCAGCCGGCGCGCGCGCGCGAACGATGGTTCCGCCGGTTCGGAACTCCCTATATTCGGATGGAATTGCTGCGCATCGCCCGGAATATCGCTGGAAACCCCGATCACGTGTCGATCACCACCTTCAAGGCATGAGTATCGGCTGCGCGCGCGAACGTCTCATACGCCTCCAATATGTCCGACAACACGAAACGATGGGTGACGAGCTGTTCGGGCCGCAGGCGCTTGGCCTCGACCGTCTTCAGGAGCATCGGCGTGCTGACGGTGTCGACGAGCCGGGTGGTGATGGTGATGTTGCGCGACCAGAGTTCCTCCAGATGGAGGTCGACCTTGGCGCCGTGGACACCGACATTGGCAATTACCCCGCCGGGCGCGACCAGTTCTTCGCATAACGCGAATGTCGCAGGGATCCCGACTGCTTCGATAGCCGTATCGACCCCCTTGCCGTCGGTGAGCTCTCGAACCAGGCTCACGACCGGATCACGTCCGCTGTTGAACGTGTCCGTCGCGCCGAACTTGCGCGCGACGGCGAGGCGATTGTCGTCGAGATCGATCATGATGATCCGGGCCGGTGCATAAAATTGCGCAGTCAGCAGGGTCGCCAGGCCGATCGGTCCAGCGCCGACGATCGCGACGCTGCTGCCCGGTGCAACCTTCCCGTTCAGGACGCCGCACTCATAGCCCGTCGGAAGAATGTCGCTCAGCATGACGAGGGCATCCTCATCGGCCCCCGGCGGGATCGCGTGAAGGCTGTTGTCGGCATGGGGGATGCGCACGAATTCGGCTTGCGTGCCATCGATCCTGTTGCCCAATATCCAGCCGCCCTCGACGCAATGCGAATACATGCCGCGCCGGCAATATTCACACCGGGCACAAGAGGTGATGCAGGAGATCAGGACATGATCTCCGGGCTTGAAGGCTCCAACCGCGGTTCCGACCTCCTCCACGATCCCGACACCCTCATGTCCGAGGATCCTGCCCGGCTCGCACGTCGGCACATCCCCCTTCAGGATGTGCAGGTCGGTGCCGCAAATGGTGGTCTTCGTGATCCGCACGATCGCATCGCCGGGTGCCTGCAAGGCCGGCCTCGGGCGATCCTCGAGACTCTTCTCGCCGGGGCCATGATAAACGAGAGCTTTCATGATCTCCTCCGTTCAACCGTTAGACGGGTTCGCCAGTCAGTGTACGAAAACGATCGGCAGGTGCTGATGATCGATCAGTTCCCGCGTCACGCCGCCAAGCACGAACTCGAGTGCGCGCGAACGCCCATAGCCACCGATCACGAGCACATCGGCTTTCTGCTCCACTGCGTAATTCTGAAGGACAGCCGACGTATCCTTACCGGATGAGCTGATCGGACAAACGCCGCCGCTATGGCCATGTCGCGCGAAAAGGCGGGCGATCTGGACACCGCCCCGGTGCTCCCCGGATTCGACACCCGGATCATCGACAATCGCAACGTCGATACGGGCATCGGGTTCGGCCAGATTGAGAAGCGCCCTCGCGGCGCGGAACGATTCAAGTGATGCGTTCCAGCCCAATACGGCGTGATCGATGGGACCAGGATTCCAGGAGGCCGGCAAAATGACCGTCGGCACGCCCGTAAACAGAAGCGCCTCGGAGATACGGCGCCTCAAGCCATCCCTTTGCCAGCGCCCGACACCCGGAATCAGCGCGATATCCGCGTACTGGCCTTCAGCCTTCACGAGACCGGGTATCAGCCCGCTGGCCTCGAACACCGAGTGAACCTCTACTTCGATCGCGGTATTCCTGGTTCGTTCGCGAACGGCCGCCAGATGTTCGTCGCGCTGGTCCTCGGATACCGTGATGGCCTGCGCGAAAGCCATCGCATCAGCCGCCGCGGCGAATGCGAGATTTTCGGTCACGACGACGATCGTAAGCGCCGCTTCATGCATACCGGCATAGGCAAGCGCCTGATCAACGGCGGTCAGGGAATGCTCTGCACCGTCCACGACGACGAGCACATGTTTGATCTGTGAAATGCTGCTCATGATCGCATCATGGCCCCGGCCATTGATGACCGCACTCCGTAACTTTACAGAGGCACCGCGTGACGCGCACTCGCCCCTGGGGCCGTGAAGAGGGCGCTTCGCGGCGAGTGCATACTCAAGCCTTCGCGTAGTTCGATGGCACCAGGACGGCCGCTCCAACAACGGCGCCACTGCGCAACCGCTCAAGCGCGACATTGGCTTGAGCCAGCGGAAAGACCGTCGTCACGGATTTGACGTTGGCTTTCTGCGCGATCTCGAAAAAGCTTGTGCCGTCTTCGCGGGTCAGATTAGCCACCGATGCAATGGTTCGCTCACCCCAGAGGTCAGCATAGGGGAACGACGGAATGTCGCTCATGTGGATCCCTGCGCAGATCACCCTGCCTCCCTTGTGGACTGCACGCAGCGCGCGCGGAACAAGATCACCGACGGGGGCAAAGAGGATCGCCGCATCGAGTTCCACGGGCGGGTCATCCTCCGATGATCCGGCCCAGGCGCAGCCGAGTGATCGCGCAAAAGCCTGTCCCTCGTCGTCTCCCGCCCTGGTAAAGGCATAAACCGCCCGGCCCTGCCACAGCGCAATCTGGGCGATGATATGCGCGGCGGCGCCAAATCCGTAGAGACCGATCCGCGTTCCCTCCCCCGCAGCGCGCAGGGACCGCCAGCCGATCAGCCCGGCGCACAGCAAGGGCGCGGCTTCTTCATTGGAAAAGGCGTCGGGTATCCTGAAGCAGAAGCGAGCGTCCGCAACCGTATGGGTCGCATAACCGCCATCCCGGGTGCATCCCGTGAATGCGGGACTATCGCACAGATTTTCATGACCTGTTCGGCAATAGTCGCAATGGCCGCAGCTATGTCCGAGCCAGGGAACGCCGACGCGATCACCGATCGCGACATCGGCGACCCCTTCCCCCGCCGCAACAACGATGCCGACAATTTCGTGCCCGGGAACGATGGGGAGGCGGGATTCGATCTCCCCATCGACGATATGCAGATCGGTTCGGCAGACGCCGCAAGCAGCGACCTCGATGAGAAGCTCGCCTCGACCAGGCGTTGGAACCTGTCGCGCAACGAGCCGCAGCGGCGTGCCGACCGCTTCGAGCTGCATCGCGAACATCTCGGTCATAGTGATTTCTTCGCCTGTTCGCGCCGCGGGGTCACGCTGCCGACGCGGCACGCGCCGCCATGCCCTGCGCCATGTTCGACAAGGCTTCGGCCATCTTGACGCCCAGGGCAGGATCTACCGTCGAATCAGCGATGGCGCGGCGCATCGCGTCACACCACTGATCCGCTGTCTCACCAGTGATCGGCAGGCGCGCATGGGCCGACATCATGCAAACGCCAGGGTGATCATCAAACCAATCTCGCGGTCCGCCCAGCCATGCGTTGAGAAAACCGGCAAGCGAAACGCGCATCGGCCCCAACTCCGGGGCGTGTAGCGCACGCAACTCCCGATAGG is a window of Sphingobium sp. MI1205 DNA encoding:
- a CDS encoding universal stress protein; translation: MFAAPGARIDILILDAKPTVQGHGSEPGADVAHHLARHGFTSTVVPIQGGDVSDAEALVEAAHRRGAGMLALGAYGHSRLREMILGGVTRDLLTGAPLPLLFAH
- a CDS encoding ribose-phosphate diphosphokinase, translated to MTAMLFSMPGNERLAASIAEHTGWATGTLEVRRFPDQESYVRLRSGVSGSAVAVICTLARPDDQIMRLLFAARLLRESGARSVHLVAPYLAYMRQDRRFKDGEALTSRQFAQLLSSEFDGLVTVDPHLHRYADLGEIYSMETASLAASPLLADWVRANVDAPLIIGPDSESEQWAGAIARLIGAPHAVFAKSRRGDRDVLIAASDLGAWKGRTPILVDDVISSGHTLANAAREIIDQGFPPPICLAVHGLFAAGAEALLREVGCRMVTTESISHASNAITLGALLGDALARQMEGGAGRLRITPE
- a CDS encoding thymidine phosphorylase family protein translates to MIGVSSDIPGDAQQFHPNIGSSEPAEPSFARARRLRLHTHHELVAIMRTDSPVCHAEGLAAHTQVYIRNGSQPIAATLYQVEGDFLAGDEIGLSEAAWVALGVEEGTVVQVGHAPPLESIACVRQRIYGHRLNGAALTSIVGDVVAGRYADVHLAAFLTATATLPFDEDETYHLTRAMVEAGDRLRWPSEIVVDKHCVGGLPGNRTSPIVVAIAAACGLTMPKTSSRAITSPAGTADTMETLTRVDLDLGAMQRVVAVEGGCLAWGGAVCLSPADDIFIGVERALDIDTEGQLIASVLSKKIAAGATHVVLDIPIGPTAKVRSVAAAERLEATLGAVAARFGLVIRCVQTDGTQPVGRAIGPALEARDVLAVLTGDADAPPGLRDRACTLAGVVLELGKVAEEGQGRARAERTLADGSAWDRFQRICQAQGGMRTPPTARLTHPILAAHSGRVTHIDNRRIARLAKLAGAPDSPAAGMLLHVRLGDDVIAGQPLLTLHAQSQGEMAYALTYAAANADMLAIVP
- a CDS encoding zinc-dependent alcohol dehydrogenase family protein, with product MKALVYHGPGEKSLEDRPRPALQAPGDAIVRITKTTICGTDLHILKGDVPTCEPGRILGHEGVGIVEEVGTAVGAFKPGDHVLISCITSCARCEYCRRGMYSHCVEGGWILGNRIDGTQAEFVRIPHADNSLHAIPPGADEDALVMLSDILPTGYECGVLNGKVAPGSSVAIVGAGPIGLATLLTAQFYAPARIIMIDLDDNRLAVARKFGATDTFNSGRDPVVSLVRELTDGKGVDTAIEAVGIPATFALCEELVAPGGVIANVGVHGAKVDLHLEELWSRNITITTRLVDTVSTPMLLKTVEAKRLRPEQLVTHRFVLSDILEAYETFARAADTHALKVVIDT
- a CDS encoding universal stress protein — its product is MSSISQIKHVLVVVDGAEHSLTAVDQALAYAGMHEAALTIVVVTENLAFAAAADAMAFAQAITVSEDQRDEHLAAVRERTRNTAIEVEVHSVFEASGLIPGLVKAEGQYADIALIPGVGRWQRDGLRRRISEALLFTGVPTVILPASWNPGPIDHAVLGWNASLESFRAARALLNLAEPDARIDVAIVDDPGVESGEHRGGVQIARLFARHGHSGGVCPISSSGKDTSAVLQNYAVEQKADVLVIGGYGRSRALEFVLGGVTRELIDHQHLPIVFVH
- a CDS encoding zinc-dependent alcohol dehydrogenase family protein yields the protein MTEMFAMQLEAVGTPLRLVARQVPTPGRGELLIEVAACGVCRTDLHIVDGEIESRLPIVPGHEIVGIVVAAGEGVADVAIGDRVGVPWLGHSCGHCDYCRTGHENLCDSPAFTGCTRDGGYATHTVADARFCFRIPDAFSNEEAAPLLCAGLIGWRSLRAAGEGTRIGLYGFGAAAHIIAQIALWQGRAVYAFTRAGDDEGQAFARSLGCAWAGSSEDDPPVELDAAILFAPVGDLVPRALRAVHKGGRVICAGIHMSDIPSFPYADLWGERTIASVANLTREDGTSFFEIAQKANVKSVTTVFPLAQANVALERLRSGAVVGAAVLVPSNYAKA
- a CDS encoding group II truncated hemoglobin, which translates into the protein MTAAEQKQQAPYDLVGGAVVVRNIVDRFYDLMDQEDAYRELRALHAPELGPMRVSLAGFLNAWLGGPRDWFDDHPGVCMMSAHARLPITGETADQWCDAMRRAIADSTVDPALGVKMAEALSNMAQGMAARAASAA